Proteins encoded by one window of Clostridium bornimense:
- a CDS encoding potassium channel family protein — translation MRKKVKEKQYIVIGMGRFGTSVALTLAELGREVLAIDKDVDRIQDISDKVTHAVTLDSTDENDLKAVGIGNFDVAIVAIGKDIQASIMTTLLLKELGVKYIAVKANNDLQEKVLIKIGADKVISPEKEMGIRVANNLVSSNILDYIEVSPDYSLTEFLVPKSWVNKTIKELNLRVEYGINVMAIKRDGVIEVSPSPDLALLSGDIIVAIGSNDIEELRDFVATEEE, via the coding sequence ATGAGAAAAAAGGTTAAAGAAAAACAATATATTGTTATAGGTATGGGTAGATTTGGAACATCTGTAGCTTTAACATTGGCAGAGTTAGGGCGTGAAGTTTTAGCTATAGATAAAGATGTAGATAGAATACAAGATATATCAGATAAAGTTACACATGCCGTTACATTAGATTCTACTGATGAAAATGATCTAAAAGCTGTAGGAATAGGAAATTTTGATGTTGCTATTGTAGCTATTGGTAAGGATATTCAAGCATCTATTATGACTACATTATTGTTAAAGGAACTAGGGGTAAAATATATTGCTGTAAAAGCTAATAATGATTTACAAGAAAAAGTTCTTATAAAAATTGGTGCTGATAAGGTAATATCTCCTGAAAAAGAAATGGGAATTAGAGTAGCTAATAATTTAGTATCATCTAACATATTAGATTATATAGAAGTATCACCAGATTATTCTTTAACAGAATTTCTTGTTCCGAAGAGTTGGGTAAACAAAACAATAAAAGAATTAAACTTAAGAGTAGAGTATGGAATAAATGTAATGGCAATAAAAAGAGATGGTGTAATAGAAGTAAGTCCATCTCCAGATTTAGCGTTACTATCAGGAGATATAATTGTAGCTATTGGTAGTAATGATATTGAAGAATTAAGAGATTTTGTAGCAACAGAAGAGGAATAA
- a CDS encoding TrkH family potassium uptake protein: MSKHILGRIKIKPVQVLALGFMAVLLIGAGILMLPISTATGEKTSFIDALFTSTSAVCVTGLVTVDTASHWSYFGKTVIIFLIQIGGLGFMSFATLFALILGKRVSLKERLILQEAVNATYISGIVKLVKYILSFTFAIEGIGAAILATQFIPEHGLLKGIYFSIFHAISAFCNAGFDLIGDSLFPYQNNAVVILTISALIIIGGIGFAVLLDLFNASQSTRLYTHTKFVLVLTAILLVTGTVFIFIMEYNNPETIGNMGFGGKLLNSFFASVSSRTAGFYSIPLEYLTTGSIFLYFILMFIGGSPGSTAGGVKTTTIGLICLTVVSGLRGKEDTELFKRRISKDVIYKAFSILFLSLMIVVAITMLLSNTEADTLVNGELVPLEGIIFEAISAFGTVGVTLGITPYLSFVGKLLIILTMYIGRVGPITLVMAITRQKKKNAGNIKYPEAKILIG; the protein is encoded by the coding sequence ATGTCAAAGCATATCTTAGGTCGTATAAAAATAAAACCAGTTCAGGTGTTAGCATTAGGTTTTATGGCAGTTTTACTTATTGGAGCGGGAATACTTATGCTACCGATATCAACAGCTACTGGAGAAAAAACATCTTTTATAGATGCGTTGTTTACATCAACTTCAGCAGTATGTGTTACAGGACTTGTAACAGTTGATACAGCTAGTCATTGGAGTTACTTCGGAAAAACAGTAATTATATTTTTAATACAGATAGGTGGATTAGGATTTATGTCCTTTGCAACTTTATTTGCATTAATATTAGGAAAAAGGGTTTCTCTTAAAGAAAGATTAATACTTCAAGAAGCAGTAAACGCTACATATATATCAGGGATTGTTAAGTTAGTAAAATACATATTATCCTTCACATTTGCAATAGAAGGAATAGGTGCAGCAATATTGGCCACACAGTTTATTCCTGAACATGGATTATTAAAAGGAATATATTTTTCTATATTCCATGCCATTTCAGCTTTTTGTAATGCAGGGTTTGATTTAATTGGCGATTCTCTATTTCCATATCAAAACAATGCAGTGGTAATATTGACTATATCCGCATTAATTATAATAGGTGGTATTGGATTTGCAGTATTATTAGATTTATTTAATGCTAGTCAGTCTACAAGGTTATATACTCATACGAAGTTTGTATTAGTTCTTACAGCAATATTATTAGTTACAGGTACAGTTTTTATTTTTATAATGGAATATAATAATCCAGAAACAATAGGTAACATGGGCTTTGGAGGAAAACTATTAAATTCTTTCTTTGCTTCAGTTTCATCTAGAACAGCAGGATTTTATTCAATACCGTTAGAATATTTAACAACGGGGTCGATTTTTTTATACTTCATTTTGATGTTTATTGGTGGGTCACCAGGATCTACTGCCGGGGGAGTAAAAACTACGACTATAGGACTTATATGTCTTACAGTTGTATCTGGACTTAGAGGTAAAGAAGATACTGAATTATTTAAAAGAAGGATATCTAAGGATGTTATCTATAAAGCATTTTCTATACTGTTTTTATCATTAATGATAGTAGTTGCAATAACTATGTTATTAAGTAATACGGAAGCAGATACATTGGTAAATGGTGAATTAGTTCCACTAGAAGGAATAATTTTTGAAGCAATATCAGCTTTTGGAACTGTAGGGGTAACATTAGGTATAACACCGTATCTTTCATTTGTTGGAAAATTATTAATAATTTTAACTATGTATATTGGTAGAGTAGGACCTATCACCCTTGTTATGGCAATAACAAGACAGAAAAAGAAAAATGCAGGTAATATAAAATATCCAGAAGCTAAGATATTAATAGGGTAG
- the rplT gene encoding 50S ribosomal protein L20, with product MARVKRAMNARKKHKKVLKLAKGYYGGKSKLYRTANETVIRALRNAYVGRKLKKRDFRKLWIARINAAARMNDMSYSKFMNGLKKAGIEINRKMLSEIAIHDPKAFAELVETAKKSLA from the coding sequence ATGGCTAGAGTTAAGAGAGCTATGAACGCTCGTAAAAAGCATAAAAAAGTATTAAAACTTGCTAAAGGTTACTACGGTGGTAAGAGCAAGTTATATAGAACAGCTAATGAAACAGTTATCAGAGCATTAAGAAATGCTTACGTTGGAAGAAAGTTAAAGAAGAGAGATTTCAGAAAACTATGGATAGCTAGAATTAATGCAGCTGCAAGAATGAATGATATGTCATATTCAAAATTCATGAATGGATTAAAGAAAGCTGGTATCGAAATTAACAGAAAGATGTTATCAGAAATCGCTATCCACGATCCAAAAGCATTTGCTGAATTAGTAGAAACTGCTAAGAAGAGCTTAGCTTAA
- the rpmI gene encoding 50S ribosomal protein L35 codes for MPKMKTHRGAAKRFRKTGTGKLKRAKAFKSHILTKKSAKRKRNLRKAGYVSVAQEKVMKKLLPYL; via the coding sequence ATGCCAAAAATGAAGACGCACAGAGGTGCAGCAAAGAGATTTAGAAAAACAGGAACAGGAAAGTTAAAGAGAGCAAAGGCTTTCAAGAGCCATATCTTAACTAAAAAGAGCGCTAAGAGAAAGAGAAATCTTAGAAAAGCTGGATATGTTTCAGTTGCACAAGAAAAAGTAATGAAGAAGTTATTACCATACTTATAA
- the infC gene encoding translation initiation factor IF-3, producing MNIKNKYAINEEIKAKELRVVDANGEALGIITLNEALKKAEEEELDLVLIAPNGNPPVARVMDYNKFLYEQSRKEKLAKKNQKTFDIKEVRLSATIEEHDITIKAKRAEKFLNAGDKVKVTIRFRGREADYAFKGNKVLDLFVSKINEEVFIVEKKAKLEGRNMTMVLAPKKA from the coding sequence ATTAATATTAAAAATAAATATGCAATTAATGAAGAAATCAAGGCAAAAGAATTAAGAGTTGTTGACGCAAATGGTGAGGCATTAGGTATCATAACCTTAAACGAAGCGCTAAAAAAGGCGGAAGAGGAAGAGTTAGATTTAGTACTTATAGCTCCAAATGGAAATCCACCAGTTGCTAGAGTAATGGACTACAACAAGTTCTTATATGAGCAATCAAGAAAAGAAAAGCTAGCTAAGAAAAATCAAAAGACTTTTGATATTAAAGAAGTTAGACTTAGCGCAACAATTGAAGAACATGATATAACTATCAAAGCAAAGAGAGCTGAAAAGTTCTTAAATGCTGGTGATAAAGTAAAAGTTACCATAAGATTTAGAGGTAGAGAAGCAGACTATGCTTTCAAAGGCAATAAGGTCCTAGACCTATTTGTTTCTAAAATCAACGAAGAAGTTTTTATCGTTGAAAAGAAGGCCAAATTAGAAGGAAGAAACATGACAATGGTTCTAGCTCCTAAGAAGGCATAA